Proteins from one Salvelinus namaycush isolate Seneca chromosome 34, SaNama_1.0, whole genome shotgun sequence genomic window:
- the LOC120028841 gene encoding gamma-sarcoglycan-like: protein MVREQYVTTTQDSSVPAPVPDSIYKIGIYGWRKRCLYLFVLLLIIILTVNFALTIWILRVMWLNTEGMGHLKVTAEGVRLEDGKSEFLFPLYAQEIHSREDSSLLVHSSENVTLNARNENNDVTGSLSVGPDVAQGNAPNFVISSNTKTLFSADDKEVVVGTDKLRVTGPEGALFEHSVETPLLKAEPFKDLRLESPTRSLSMDAPKGVFVKALAGNIEASSNMDILLHSSEGLVILEAETVRLPSLPLGHGGVSGNAQGLYEVCVCPSGKLFLSKAGVTSMCSESQEC, encoded by the exons ATGGTGAGGGAGCAGTATGtcaccaccacccaggacagCAGTGTCCCTGCCCCGGTCCCTGACTCCATCTATAAGATCGGGATCTACGGTTGGAGGAAGCGCTGCCTCTACCTGTTTGTCCTGctgctcatcatcatcctcaCCGTGAACTTTGCCCTCACCATATGGATCCTCCGGGTCATGTGGTTAAACACA GAAGGGATGGGACATCTAAAAGTAACAGCGGAGGGAGTGAGGCTTGAGGACGGCAAGTCAGAGTTCCTCTTTCCTCTCTACGCCCAAGAGATCCACTCCAGAGAG GACTCCTCTCTCCTGGTGCACTCATCTGAAAACGTCACTCTCAATGCCCGCAATGAAAATAATGATGTCACAGGAAGTCTCTCCGTGG GTCCAGATGTGGCCCAGGGAAATGCACCAAATTTTGTCATCAGCTCCAACACCAAGACGCTGTTTTCTGCAGATGACAAAGAGGTGGTTGTTGGAACAGACAAACTCCGTGTTACAG GTCCAGAAGGTGCCCTGTTTGAACACTCTGTAGAGACGCCCCTGCTCAAAGCTGAGCCCTTCAAAGACTTGAG GCTGGAGTCTCCAACCCGCTCTCTCAGCATGGATGCACCAAAGGGAGTCTTTGTCAAAGCACTGGCCGGGAACATCGAAGCGTCATCTAACATGGATATTCTATTGCACTCCAGTGAAGGACTG GTGATTCTGGAGGCCGAGACGGTGCGTCTGCCGAGTCTCCCCCTGGGGCACGGAGGGGTGTCTGGAAACGCTCAGGGACTCTACGAAGTGTGTGTCTGTCCTAGCGGAAAGCTGTTCCTGTCCAAGGCCGGGGTCACCTCCATGTGCAGCGAAAGCCAAGAGTGCTAG